The following are encoded in a window of Lactobacillus panisapium genomic DNA:
- a CDS encoding GH25 family lysozyme: MKRFHHKYTLPAIILLLMVAIGLLITGTLNIRNQTTLPANSNSSAIGVELNQNFGYIDLHELQSNGISFVYLRSTQGRSYFDDDYLSYRDQVLGTKLAFGTSIFYSNESTPTEHYQYFMKKVGMNTGSLPILIEPAVNDRSIRYIKQMAQFTRMLTAQGKRVMVEVEIKYKKYFPQNVLFITSGKKAPNKLQYSFWRYTNNGRVKGVKGLEDGITMLAYNGSVSQYKQKYGQLTQ; this comes from the coding sequence ATGAAAAGGTTTCATCATAAATACACGTTACCAGCAATTATATTGCTGCTAATGGTTGCAATTGGCTTACTGATTACTGGCACGTTAAATATTCGCAATCAAACAACTTTGCCTGCGAATTCTAATTCAAGTGCAATTGGTGTAGAGCTAAATCAAAATTTTGGTTACATTGACTTACATGAGTTGCAATCAAATGGGATCTCTTTCGTCTACTTGAGAAGTACCCAGGGTCGCTCCTATTTTGATGATGATTATTTATCTTACCGTGACCAAGTTTTGGGAACAAAATTAGCTTTCGGAACTAGTATTTTTTATAGTAATGAATCCACTCCGACGGAACATTACCAATATTTTATGAAAAAGGTAGGCATGAATACAGGGAGTCTGCCAATTTTGATTGAACCTGCAGTTAATGACCGCAGCATTCGTTATATAAAGCAAATGGCTCAGTTTACCCGCATGTTAACCGCACAAGGGAAAAGAGTAATGGTTGAGGTCGAAATAAAGTATAAAAAGTATTTTCCCCAGAATGTTCTTTTTATTACCTCAGGTAAAAAAGCCCCTAATAAATTGCAGTATTCATTTTGGCGCTATACCAATAACGGTCGCGTTAAAGGGGTCAAGGGACTTGAAGATGGCATAACCATGTTAGCTTATAATGGCTCAGTATCACAATATAAACAGAAATATGGACAGTTGACACAATAA
- a CDS encoding mannitol dehydrogenase family protein has product MFKLSDNYLAKDNLFGKSGVRVPQYDQASMKMNTSKHPIWVHFGGGNLFRAFHAVIAQELLNENELKSGIIVAETYDPEVISKIYQKCGGRHLSVVMKSDNTLEKELIASIAQAIYCNKTSQEGWQQMAQIFENPSLQLVTFSFTEKGYKLDDGNGNLTSNAKADMQNDPEEAVTNMGIIARLLYRRYLAGQYPIALVSTDNFSQNGLELQQEIMKIANGWRENKQVDQGFITYLENERLVSFPWTMIDRITPNPSLSVGCRLKAEGFEDSALVHTKKGTNIATFTNTEETHYLVIEDNFPNGRPCLEKAGVIMTDQQTVNDADQMKVTACLNPLHTSLAIIGCLLGYDTIATEMQDEDLKRFIVNLGYGEDLPVVRDPQIINPRKFISELITKRLPNKNIPDTPQRIASDTSQKIAIRFGVTIQHYVTNPNLDVKQLRFIPFILAAWCRYLMAIDDESKQFTPSPDPLYQQLHSQVAAIKLGDSNQDKVHQALAPILTNQEIFGNNLIEIGLGEIIERDFLQLIREKGAVRQELHHLVTQHSYALRDH; this is encoded by the coding sequence ATGTTCAAATTATCTGATAATTATCTGGCAAAAGATAATTTATTTGGTAAATCTGGTGTCAGAGTCCCGCAATATGATCAGGCCTCTATGAAAATGAATACCAGCAAGCACCCAATTTGGGTTCATTTCGGTGGTGGCAACTTATTTAGAGCTTTTCATGCTGTGATTGCTCAAGAATTACTTAATGAAAATGAATTGAAAAGCGGCATTATCGTCGCTGAAACTTATGATCCTGAAGTCATTTCAAAGATTTATCAAAAATGTGGCGGTCGCCATTTGAGCGTTGTGATGAAATCTGATAACACGCTTGAAAAGGAGCTGATTGCCAGTATTGCACAGGCGATTTACTGCAACAAGACTAGCCAAGAAGGCTGGCAGCAAATGGCGCAGATTTTTGAAAATCCTTCACTGCAGCTAGTCACTTTTTCTTTTACGGAGAAGGGCTACAAGTTAGATGATGGCAACGGCAATTTAACTAGTAATGCAAAAGCGGATATGCAAAACGATCCCGAAGAAGCAGTGACAAACATGGGAATAATTGCCAGACTGCTTTATCGCCGGTATTTAGCAGGGCAATATCCAATTGCACTAGTGTCCACGGATAATTTTTCCCAAAATGGTTTGGAATTACAGCAGGAGATTATGAAAATTGCTAATGGCTGGCGAGAAAATAAGCAGGTTGATCAGGGCTTCATTACTTATTTAGAGAATGAAAGGTTAGTGTCATTTCCGTGGACAATGATTGACCGCATTACTCCTAATCCATCGCTGTCCGTTGGTTGCCGATTAAAAGCAGAAGGATTTGAGGATAGTGCGTTAGTTCATACCAAAAAGGGTACTAATATTGCAACTTTTACCAATACAGAAGAAACCCATTATCTAGTAATTGAAGACAACTTTCCCAATGGTCGGCCTTGCCTTGAGAAAGCGGGAGTGATTATGACTGACCAGCAAACAGTAAATGATGCGGACCAAATGAAGGTAACTGCTTGTTTAAACCCGTTGCATACCTCTTTAGCAATCATAGGGTGTCTATTAGGGTATGACACAATTGCAACGGAAATGCAGGATGAAGATTTGAAGCGTTTCATTGTCAATTTAGGCTACGGAGAAGACTTGCCTGTCGTGCGTGATCCTCAAATTATTAATCCTCGCAAATTTATTAGTGAATTAATCACTAAGCGGCTGCCGAACAAAAATATTCCTGATACACCGCAAAGAATTGCTAGTGATACTTCACAAAAAATCGCGATTAGATTTGGTGTAACTATTCAGCATTATGTTACCAATCCGAATTTAGATGTTAAGCAATTACGTTTTATTCCATTTATATTAGCAGCTTGGTGTAGGTATCTAATGGCGATTGATGACGAAAGCAAACAGTTTACTCCTAGCCCGGATCCATTATATCAGCAGTTGCATTCGCAGGTTGCTGCAATCAAATTAGGTGATTCTAATCAAGATAAAGTGCACCAGGCATTGGCACCAATTTTAACGAACCAAGAAATTTTTGGTAACAACTTAATTGAAATTGGCTTGGGAGAAATCATTGAGCGAGATTTTTTACAACTAATTAGGGAAAAAGGAGCAGTTAGACAGGAATTACACCATTTAGTCACACAGCATAGTTATGCGTTGCGGGACCACTAA
- a CDS encoding D-2-hydroxyacid dehydrogenase, which translates to MKALLYNMTPEQKVYVDEWNKEHPDDDLETTNDELEAGTVEQAKGFDVVSVLQIFDINDEEVYQKLASYGINHIALRSVGFNIINFDYAHKYHILITNTPAYSPRAVAENTLTSAMYLLRKWGPILKNEKEDLNFIREASLMSDEIYNQTVGIIGVGRIGTAVAEMFHALGARVIGYDLIENPANEAFLKYTDFDTVIKEADILTLHTPLEPEIENMISAKQFKEMKNTAYLINAARGPLVNTHDLIAALQNQEIAGASLDVMTGEEEIVMKKFTSISELPEDYRELVKMPNVVFTPHSAYYTKTSVKNMIKQSMTDAKRVLNGQKPVYPVED; encoded by the coding sequence ATGAAAGCATTACTTTACAATATGACGCCGGAACAAAAGGTTTATGTCGATGAATGGAATAAAGAACATCCTGATGATGATCTTGAAACAACCAATGATGAACTAGAAGCCGGGACAGTTGAACAAGCCAAAGGTTTTGATGTTGTTAGTGTCTTACAGATTTTTGACATTAATGATGAAGAAGTTTACCAAAAGTTGGCTTCCTATGGCATTAATCACATTGCTTTGAGGTCAGTTGGCTTTAATATTATTAACTTTGATTACGCTCACAAATATCATATTCTGATTACAAATACGCCTGCATATTCGCCAAGAGCTGTGGCAGAGAACACTTTGACATCTGCAATGTACTTATTGCGCAAGTGGGGTCCAATTCTAAAAAATGAAAAGGAAGATTTGAATTTTATTCGTGAAGCAAGTTTAATGAGCGATGAAATCTACAATCAAACAGTTGGTATTATTGGAGTTGGCCGAATTGGTACTGCTGTGGCTGAAATGTTTCATGCTCTTGGTGCCCGGGTAATTGGCTACGACTTAATTGAAAATCCAGCAAACGAAGCATTCCTTAAATACACTGATTTCGATACTGTGATTAAAGAAGCTGATATTTTAACCCTGCATACGCCACTTGAACCTGAAATTGAAAATATGATTAGTGCTAAGCAATTCAAGGAAATGAAGAATACTGCCTATTTGATTAACGCTGCGCGGGGCCCACTAGTTAATACGCACGATTTAATTGCCGCATTACAAAATCAGGAAATTGCTGGTGCTTCACTTGATGTCATGACGGGTGAGGAAGAAATTGTGATGAAAAAGTTTACCTCTATTTCCGAATTACCTGAAGATTACCGCGAATTGGTAAAAATGCCTAATGTCGTTTTCACACCTCATTCAGCATACTACACCAAGACTTCGGTTAAGAATATGATTAAGCAAAGCATGACCGATGCTAAGCGCGTTTTAAACGGGCAAAAACCAGTTTATCCCGTTGAAGACTAA
- a CDS encoding metal-dependent hydrolase family protein: MTKTVFTNVNLFDGVTDHIRPNTYLVVDDETGKIVEVGTNTEPEADKTVDLQNKYVMPGLINCHTHIIMDPLTADGGTETGEVAAVIRALSNLHDLLKSGVTYIRECGSTFDIDIELSKLIKEGKITRVPEIMPSGRPYSMTGGHGDQPNFGHLVDSPDEMRKAVRQGLKKGAKAIKVMATGGVMTENDFMDDPQLSEEEIHVAVEEAHHKGLIVAAHAEGNPGILNAIKAGVDSIEHGFYVNDEEIKLMLEKGTYLTPTIVGAWAFIEYAPGKIPEWEMAKIAAAWKDLRGNITHAKNAGVPITLGTDAGTPFNDFKMTPEELPLLVEQGFTNLEALQTSLNSAKLMKIDDEYGTLEEGKFADFLVLDENPLEKISAVVQKDKAVYKKGSRAY, encoded by the coding sequence ATGACCAAAACTGTCTTTACTAACGTAAATTTGTTTGATGGAGTAACTGACCATATTCGTCCTAACACTTATTTGGTGGTTGATGATGAAACTGGCAAAATTGTTGAAGTTGGAACAAACACTGAACCTGAAGCTGATAAAACGGTTGACTTACAAAATAAGTATGTCATGCCGGGACTGATCAATTGTCATACTCATATCATTATGGATCCCTTGACCGCAGATGGCGGGACTGAAACCGGTGAAGTAGCAGCAGTTATTCGCGCATTAAGCAATTTGCATGATTTGTTAAAATCTGGTGTTACCTATATTCGTGAATGTGGCAGCACGTTTGATATTGACATTGAATTGAGCAAGCTCATTAAAGAGGGCAAAATAACGAGGGTGCCAGAAATTATGCCATCAGGTCGCCCATATTCAATGACTGGCGGACATGGTGATCAACCTAATTTTGGTCACTTGGTTGATTCGCCAGATGAAATGCGCAAGGCTGTCCGCCAGGGCTTAAAGAAGGGTGCCAAGGCAATTAAAGTTATGGCAACTGGTGGTGTAATGACAGAAAACGACTTTATGGATGATCCGCAACTAAGTGAAGAAGAAATCCACGTTGCAGTTGAAGAAGCCCACCATAAGGGATTAATCGTTGCAGCCCATGCTGAGGGCAATCCCGGAATTTTAAACGCAATTAAGGCTGGCGTTGACAGTATTGAGCATGGTTTTTATGTAAATGATGAAGAAATCAAGTTAATGCTTGAAAAAGGGACCTACTTAACGCCAACTATAGTTGGTGCCTGGGCATTTATTGAGTATGCACCTGGTAAAATTCCTGAATGGGAAATGGCTAAAATTGCGGCGGCTTGGAAGGATCTGCGCGGTAATATTACTCATGCCAAAAATGCTGGTGTGCCAATTACCTTAGGAACCGATGCCGGAACGCCATTTAATGATTTTAAGATGACGCCTGAAGAACTGCCATTATTGGTAGAACAAGGTTTTACCAATTTGGAAGCTTTACAAACGAGCTTGAATTCGGCTAAATTGATGAAAATTGACGATGAGTACGGCACGCTTGAAGAAGGAAAATTTGCTGACTTCTTAGTTTTAGATGAAAATCCGCTAGAAAAGATTAGCGCAGTTGTCCAAAAAGACAAGGCTGTCTACAAAAAAGGTAGTCGTGCATATTAA
- a CDS encoding DEAD/DEAH box helicase, whose protein sequence is MMKTEIKSTLTKLGLTEPTLIQTRTSQLILDGTSLIALAKTGTGKTLAYSLPALERIEQKKPNSLVIIAPTTELAVQIRHAINPFIHALGLTGITLVGAGNRKRQEDNLKKKHPEVVVATPGRFFDFYSSNRIKTEQIQTLVIDEADDILEFSKMELLSSLGQNMPATSQILLFGATESEITQNAAKLFDREFVLVDVRSEQTTTVQNYFLQIDNAHKIDFVQRLMRLEHFKGILFFDSNQTLMRFAGILAHTKTKFGLLANEFGKQKREQALLDFRAGRSKLLLATDLAARGLDIPGVTYVINYDIPSETNTYLHRAGRTGRMGARGFVVTLGDDHDQRDLRKLLEETVQITRVYFAGNKLVTRQPEKKPVIAKSGGNKAGQSELAKKKKHKKRRNKNKGYHPHYLKKKE, encoded by the coding sequence ATAATGAAAACAGAAATTAAATCTACATTGACAAAATTAGGCCTAACAGAGCCTACATTAATTCAGACGCGAACCAGTCAGTTAATACTTGACGGCACTAGTCTGATCGCGCTTGCTAAAACTGGTACGGGAAAAACATTGGCGTATTCGTTACCAGCTTTAGAGCGAATCGAGCAGAAAAAACCAAATAGCTTGGTAATCATTGCTCCAACCACAGAACTGGCCGTGCAGATTCGCCATGCGATCAATCCCTTTATTCATGCACTAGGTTTAACTGGCATCACCTTAGTTGGTGCGGGAAACCGTAAAAGGCAAGAAGATAATTTAAAGAAAAAACATCCAGAAGTGGTTGTTGCTACGCCCGGAAGATTTTTTGATTTTTATTCAAGCAACCGAATTAAAACTGAACAAATCCAAACGCTAGTCATTGATGAAGCTGATGATATTTTAGAATTTAGCAAAATGGAGCTCCTTAGCTCTTTAGGGCAGAATATGCCAGCTACTTCGCAAATTTTATTATTTGGTGCCACTGAATCAGAAATCACGCAAAATGCTGCTAAGCTGTTTGACCGGGAGTTTGTCCTCGTTGATGTACGCTCTGAGCAAACAACTACGGTGCAAAATTATTTTTTACAAATTGACAATGCTCATAAAATCGACTTTGTTCAGCGCTTAATGCGCCTGGAACATTTCAAGGGAATTTTGTTCTTTGATTCGAACCAGACACTGATGCGTTTTGCGGGAATTCTTGCTCACACCAAAACTAAATTTGGTTTATTAGCAAATGAATTTGGCAAACAAAAAAGGGAACAGGCACTGCTCGATTTTAGAGCTGGTCGAAGTAAGCTCTTGCTTGCAACTGATCTAGCTGCGCGTGGTTTGGATATACCTGGCGTTACTTACGTTATTAACTACGATATTCCTAGCGAAACCAACACTTATTTACACCGGGCAGGCAGAACCGGAAGAATGGGTGCTAGAGGTTTTGTTGTTACCTTGGGTGATGACCATGATCAGCGTGATTTAAGAAAATTGTTAGAAGAAACGGTGCAAATTACGCGAGTTTACTTTGCAGGCAATAAGTTAGTGACAAGGCAACCTGAAAAAAAGCCCGTTATTGCTAAAAGTGGGGGCAATAAGGCTGGTCAAAGTGAACTGGCTAAAAAGAAAAAACATAAGAAACGGCGCAACAAAAATAAGGGTTATCACCCGCATTATTTAAAGAAGAAGGAGTAA
- a CDS encoding pyridoxamine 5'-phosphate oxidase family protein — protein MEQKFLDVMNDEGPVTIVTVNANPAGVVNTWMSYVKIDEDDNCLYIPAAGMHSIEEDFADDNTVLLTMGSKKVEGTAGPGAGFHVSGTGEFLSEGSEFTAMKERFPWIRKILKVNVDQITQKI, from the coding sequence ATGGAACAAAAGTTTTTAGACGTGATGAATGATGAAGGTCCTGTAACAATCGTTACTGTCAATGCTAATCCAGCTGGTGTTGTTAACACCTGGATGTCATACGTCAAAATTGATGAAGACGATAATTGCCTCTATATCCCGGCTGCTGGGATGCACAGTATTGAAGAAGATTTTGCCGATGACAATACCGTTTTATTGACAATGGGCTCGAAAAAAGTTGAGGGAACAGCTGGTCCTGGTGCTGGTTTTCATGTTTCAGGAACTGGCGAATTTTTGAGTGAAGGTTCTGAATTTACCGCAATGAAGGAACGTTTTCCATGGATTCGTAAGATCTTAAAGGTTAATGTTGACCAAATAACTCAAAAAATCTAG
- a CDS encoding PTS sugar transporter subunit IIC, whose protein sequence is MSRLVAWLEDYLLPLANKLGQTTWLVALRDAFVSVMPITIAGSIAVLVKSLIEAAKINLGWKTFAWIMQPLMLVSDVVWRGTFALFALFLSMSLGYHLAKSMEVDPIAGAIVSLSSLAMSIANLTKYHIGGKMVLLHHSFDISQFSTTGIFTAILFGTIGVSIFALCVKARFKLNLTTTLPYAEQMALDSLIPAIIAIFCVGMINFAFQTITGTFFGNWLLHSIQTPLVKLGQGFGMVLLVTLLVQVFAFFGINGLGVWAPLLDSIWLTAQNVNVTAVRNGKPASFIWVRGSFDSFAWFGGAGGTLMLIVAILLFSKRSDYRTIAKVALAPGVFNINEPIVLGLPVVLNPVYFIPFVLAPVVNVAFSYWVTLMGLVNPVQAAVPGIVPPIIGPFLACNYDWRAIVLCIVNMLIALAIWTPFVFAADKIADTNNPEPYFTRQY, encoded by the coding sequence ATGAGTCGATTAGTTGCTTGGTTAGAGGACTATCTTTTGCCTTTGGCAAATAAATTGGGTCAGACTACCTGGCTGGTTGCCTTGCGCGACGCCTTTGTTTCGGTAATGCCGATCACTATTGCCGGCTCAATTGCGGTTCTAGTTAAAAGCTTAATCGAAGCTGCCAAAATCAACTTGGGATGGAAAACATTTGCTTGGATAATGCAGCCATTAATGCTAGTTAGTGATGTGGTTTGGCGTGGGACTTTTGCTTTATTTGCCTTATTTTTGTCAATGTCATTAGGCTATCATTTAGCCAAAAGCATGGAGGTAGATCCAATTGCGGGTGCGATTGTTTCGCTGTCATCGTTAGCGATGAGTATTGCCAACCTAACTAAATATCACATAGGTGGAAAAATGGTTTTACTCCATCATTCCTTTGATATTTCCCAGTTCTCGACGACCGGAATTTTTACCGCCATTTTATTTGGAACAATTGGTGTTTCAATTTTTGCACTTTGTGTAAAAGCTCGTTTTAAACTTAATCTAACGACAACCTTGCCCTATGCAGAACAGATGGCACTGGATTCACTAATTCCAGCAATCATTGCTATTTTTTGTGTGGGAATGATTAATTTTGCTTTTCAAACTATTACCGGGACCTTTTTTGGCAATTGGCTGCTGCATTCCATTCAAACGCCGCTAGTAAAACTAGGCCAGGGCTTTGGCATGGTACTTTTGGTGACTTTATTAGTGCAGGTTTTTGCCTTTTTCGGCATTAATGGCTTAGGAGTGTGGGCGCCACTACTTGATTCTATTTGGCTGACAGCACAAAATGTTAACGTAACCGCGGTGCGTAACGGTAAACCAGCTTCTTTTATTTGGGTTCGCGGTTCCTTTGATTCTTTTGCTTGGTTTGGTGGCGCTGGCGGCACCTTAATGTTAATTGTGGCAATTTTGCTTTTTTCAAAAAGAAGTGATTACCGCACTATTGCTAAAGTGGCCCTTGCTCCGGGTGTTTTTAACATTAATGAGCCGATTGTCTTGGGCTTACCAGTTGTTTTGAACCCAGTTTATTTCATCCCGTTTGTTTTAGCACCGGTTGTCAACGTTGCGTTTTCATATTGGGTAACTTTAATGGGACTAGTTAACCCGGTTCAAGCGGCTGTGCCTGGAATCGTGCCCCCGATTATCGGACCATTTTTGGCCTGTAATTATGATTGGCGTGCCATCGTTTTGTGTATTGTTAACATGCTTATTGCTCTGGCAATTTGGACGCCTTTTGTTTTCGCGGCTGATAAAATTGCCGACACTAACAATCCAGAACCATATTTTACACGGCAATATTAA
- a CDS encoding GntR family transcriptional regulator has translation MKAYDLISQKIIKTIYKPGSRISEKIIAADLKIGRTPIREALLRLRQEQLIDIIPQSGTYISKIDLKAVRDARFVRTSIEQEIMKQAAEITMSDSERISLEINLQNQDKAMTIEDLNLFLDLDNEFHHFFYQLTNHEEVWSWIKTINVQFDRYRFLSLIVNQLSLNELITDHENILKAVLKNDVKQVAQFTKRHLERALEEEKAVIAEFPDYFTNTNI, from the coding sequence ATCAAGGCTTATGACCTGATTTCTCAAAAAATTATTAAGACGATTTATAAACCTGGAAGTCGGATATCGGAAAAAATAATTGCAGCTGATTTAAAAATTGGTCGAACTCCTATTAGAGAAGCTCTATTGCGGCTAAGACAAGAACAGTTAATCGATATTATTCCCCAATCTGGGACATATATTTCTAAAATTGATCTAAAAGCTGTACGGGATGCAAGGTTTGTCAGAACTAGCATTGAACAGGAAATTATGAAACAAGCAGCAGAGATCACCATGTCAGATTCTGAAAGAATTTCACTTGAAATAAATCTACAAAATCAAGATAAGGCAATGACTATTGAAGATCTAAATTTATTTCTAGACTTAGACAATGAATTTCATCACTTTTTTTACCAACTAACTAACCACGAGGAAGTTTGGAGTTGGATTAAAACGATCAACGTTCAATTTGATCGGTATCGCTTTTTAAGCCTGATTGTTAACCAGCTTTCCTTAAACGAATTAATCACCGATCACGAAAATATTTTAAAAGCCGTTTTAAAAAACGATGTTAAGCAAGTTGCTCAATTCACTAAACGGCATTTAGAACGTGCACTAGAAGAGGAAAAGGCCGTAATTGCTGAGTTTCCCGATTACTTTACAAATACCAACATCTAA